In Rhodamnia argentea isolate NSW1041297 chromosome 1, ASM2092103v1, whole genome shotgun sequence, the genomic window GTATCTGTTTGTTGATTGGCACTTCCTAGGGTTTTGATAATTCCAGCGTCAAGTTGGTCCTACTTTAACGACTAAAAAAGAAGCACACCATTCTGCAAAATGTGAGGTGCACCTGACCCGATTGTGAATTCCAATTTCTTTTGTGATGTCCCCATTAAGAAGTCAGAACTTTCCatgctttcatttctttttggttcTTCTTTCCACACATTCAGACCCCCTCGACACCCAACTTTTCACCCCCCAAAAATTCTTTATCTAGGAATTTTTCCAAGttgctttttggttttttaaggTCAAAAAGGTAGGGGTCCTTAGATTCATCACTTGCTGCAATCCAATGCCTTGGGGAGACCAAATTCGTGGCGTCGTTAAAATATTCCGATGCAGAGCCCTTGGCACAAAGAGTCTCGTATTGGGACAAGACAAGTTTCTGTTTTCTCGTGTAGATGTTCTCGGCACGCAATTAAATAACTTTTAAATGCACTCCGTCCATTTCgttaaaaaaacagaaagaaagaaagaaaacttatGGGTCGAGTCACGCCTCTCTAAGCAAAGCGATCTTGTCATCCTAGTGCTTCCTCTTCCCATAGAGCTAATGATGCTGACCTAAGTTCCACACAACAATGCATGATGAACCGTCTTCGGTTCTTGAGAGATCGAGTTCCATCCGACGATCCAACTATTGGTCTCAACAATCTGTCTTGTTTGGCCACAATCGCTCATAGAAAAGATACATTCGAACGAAATTTACATAATGTCTGATCCAAAGTaaaatatatacatattcaAAGAGAGTTTATAGTAAGTGAAAAAAGTGTGGGCACGATGATGACTtatgtacaaaaaattcatcttcATATGGCTTACTGAAATCTGTCAATTAATCAAGAGTAGGAGTAACCGGTGCGTGTATTGTTAATTATGAATTTGGCCAGTAAAGCTTAGGGTTACAAGTCATGCTATTGCAAAAAGCGAGAATCGTAGGACTGAGAGCTGGATGCACTTGAAGTGATTCTAACGCATGAGAGAGATGATTAAGTGAAGAAATGCAAAAATCTCTTATATTCAAATGTGCTCACTGGCCATTGATATGTttccaaaaaacagaaaaatttagCTGGCATTACTAAAtatatttctgttctttttctgttcttgaaaaGATAAGTGCATGAATAAGAGAAACAAGAGCGTTATCAAATATTTCCTTAGCAAATTGTTTATCGTCTTCCACTTATAAATTGACACGTCGTGAGTAGCTGTTTATTCACTTTATTGGCGTGTGATTGACGACATTGTTGACACCTCTAATTTTGCCTCCACCGTCAAAGAATCGTTAAGTTTGACGTAAGGTTGACCGAGAGTTAATAAAGATTTAACTGATGAGATGCAAAGAACGGAAAACATAATATGACACGTATTTTGTGGCTCGAATTTTACAATGAATTTGTTATCCTTAAGAACTaggttctatttttttttttcacagtaACGGGAACTTGGTGAATTCCAGATTTTATTGCACTTTATGAAAATAGGATTGCAAGAATTCcaccgtgaaaaaaaaaaaaaattgggccaaTCGGAGGTCGGATGAGAAAGTAATTTATGACGGCCTGAATTTTTCATGCTATTCGAATCTCAATTACATAGCCTTAAATGGTGTACACAATTtgtttgtaataaaaaaaaaattccccgtATAGAAGATCCACCTCCACTTTTGCTACACAATCTGATGCAGTCCCTAGAGAGATTTTCGGACCCGACCAATCTATGCAATTCTTCGGAGCATAAACTAAACTCGATATATGAAAGCTCTAGATCTAAACTAGTAGATGGACTCACACTTGATCTAATTTCACGTGATTATTGTTTTGTTATTCGACCATCCAATTTGTCATGCCACGTGGCATTGTCGTATTATTTATTATCATGTTTACCATTGTCATGTTCTTAGTGATTATTATTATATCACGACGCTTGTGATTACCGAGCCATTTTCCCTTTGTACTTTGATTTGTGCTTATTCATTTTCTGAAGGTCTATAATAGTGGCTACCAAATTTTAACAGaatgaaaattttagggtaTCATGTGACGGTTGAAAGTTCGGAGCACACATGCTACCCCAAAAGCTTGGGCGcttatgaaatttttcctaaatagaATGGAAAACGCAAAAAATACTATCGCGTTCCCTGGTCTGAGCGAAGAACATTGTAGATCAGTGGATGATCACAAACAATCTCAGTACTTGTAATTCCATACCTAACgtgagaaaaataacttttgtaTCCACCCAGAGCATGTGAGCAAACTCGTCTCCGCCATTGAGTAGATGatgtaaaaaaaacaaaaaaaggaaagagaggagaaaagaaaagaatatcacAGGATATCGGGAGGAAAATCAAAGCAATCTCCCAATTCGTACAAAATCAAGAGGTATCGGAAGATGATCGGATATGATCTTCCAAGTGATACGAATTCAGGGAAATTTAGGAGATAAAGTGATCTTCCAAAATCTTACGGAATTGGAAGATTATCAAGCGATCTTCCAGTTTGTGCAATTGAGATTGCATCTGCTCCTATAAATAGGAGTAGTTCTCAATGGAGAAAATAGTAGCAAGAAGTTCAGAGTGTAGTGGAAGAAACGGTTCTTATTCTTCAAGAGAATTTTTCTTTAAGCGaattatttaatttatgagAGATCTAGATCCAAAAATTAAAGTGAGAGATCCTCCTTCGGGATAAGTTATAATCCCATTATTTACTATAGTGGAAGTTTGGGTTTGGAGTGGACCACCGTCCTGTGGTTTTTCCCTTCACATTGGAGGGGTTTCCACGTTAAAAATTATGATGTTCTTTATTCTTCGTCTTTACAACTTTCTATCGATATTTTCATCCTATTTAATTCTCACAGAAGCGGTAGTGGGAAATTAGTTGGGGCTTTCTCtgcaaatatcatttttttcccACTAGGTTCTtctatatattattttttttgtgtgcagaATTAAATGGAAGAGAATACTGGCAATACGATAAAATTGACCGCATTCAATTATGTGATCTGGAAACCGAAGATGGAGGATTTGCTATATATTAAAGATCTCTGGAAGTCGATCGTGATGTCAATGGAGAAACCAGTACCAAGGATCAAGATATCCGTTACCAAAGCGGAAGACAAATCGATAGCATCAAATGATAGCAAAACAACAACCATGTCCGAAGGCGAGTGGATGGTGCTAAATCGAAAATGCACTGCTGAAATCCGACAATGGATCgacaaaagtatttttcaaaattttgctaGTGAACATGATGCTAGTGTTCTTTGGcgaaaattggagaaaatataCGCAAGGACAATGGCGCAAAATAAAGCAAATCATATGCGACGACTCGTGAATCTGAAGTACAAGGATGGTAGCAATGTCTCGGAACACATGAGCAAGTTCGAAGGTATTGTAGATCAACTCAACTCTATGAAGATAACATTAGATGATGAATTGCAGGCGTTGCTGTTGCTTAACTCTTTGCCAAATAGCTGGGACACACTTATTGTGTCGGTCAAGAACTCCGCTCCCGAAGGCAAACTTGACATGGATATGGTAAAAGATAGAATGTTGAATGAAGAATCCCGATGAAAAGAGAGCGGATTAAAACCTGAGTCCAAGGCTCTTGTTATTAGTCGATAAGATAATCAAGAACGTAGAGGGAGGAGCAAAAGCTGAAACTTTCGAAATCAACAAAGAGGAAGGTCCCAATCCAAGTTTAGGCGTGACAAGAAGTGCCATCATTGCGGTAAATTGGGGCACTTTATCCGAGAATGCAGAAAGCTAAAGTCAGAAAGATCCAAGAATCATAGTATCAACAAAAGTGATGAGATTCGGATGAATGATTCCGCAAATGTTGCAGATGAGGTAATTATTATTCAAAGTGATGATTCCATTAATCTTGCATCCCAAGATTCGACATGGGTAGTCGACACCGGCGCATCCTACCATGTTACAATCCATCAAGATATTTTTACATCTTACACCAAAGGAGACTTTGGCTTTATAAAGATGGGAAACGACGGTACGTCCAAAATTAATGGTATTGGTAATATTTATTTGGAGACTAATATTGGATGCAAACTATTGCTCAAAGACGTGAGACATGTTCCGAACATACGTCTCAACCTTATATCTGCTGGCAAGCTTGATGATGAAGGTTATAGTAATTACTTTAGTGATGGAAAATGGAAACTCACTAAAAGTAATTTGGTGGTAGCCAAAGGAGAAAAGGCTAGCTCCCTCTACATCACACAAGCAAAGTTGTGTAGAGGAGAGGTGAATGTAATGGGAAAAGGAATCACTATCGACTTATGGCATAGACGACTCGGACACATGAGTGAGAAAGGACTCAAGATTCTTACTAGAAAGCAACTCCTACCCGGAATTAAAGGTACACCGTTAAATAGTTGTATTAATTGCATTATGGGAAAGCCACACAGAGTGGCATTTCGTACTTCCCTATCATCAAGAAAAGCTGAAATTCTAGATTTGATACACACCGATGTATGTACAATGCAAACTAGATCACTTGGAGGTGCTCTCTATTTTGTAACATGTATTGATGATCACTCTAGAAAGGCATAGGCATTTGCTTTGAAAACTAAAGATCAAGTGCAAGAAACTTTCAAGCAATTTCGTATGAAGGTTGAAAGGGAAATAGATAGGAAATTCAAGTGCGTACACTTAGACAACAGTGGTGAGTATCGAGGATCGTTCGAGGATTAAtgcaaaaattcgaaattagaTTGGAAAAATCCGTGCTAAAAACACCTCAACACAATGGTGTTACGGAGCGTATAAACAGAACCATCCGTGAAAGAGTCATATGCGTGCTCTCTAATGCAAAGCTGCCTAACCATTTTTGGGGTGAGGCAATGAGGAATGCGGTTGACTTAATCAATCTATCACCTTCAGCTCCACTCCATGGTAATGTGCCACAAAGTGTTTGCACCGATAAGCATGTTTCTTACAATCACTTGAAGGTATTTGGCTACAGAGCAGTTCACATTCCCAAGGATGAGAGATCAAAGCTTGATGGGAAATTGAAGCAGTGCATCTTCTTGGGCTATGCTCATGAAAAGTTTGGCTACAGACTTTGGGATCCCATCAACCGAAAGATAATTAGAAGTAGGGACGTGGTGTTTTTtgaagatcaaacaattgaagattttgagaaacacaaaaaatctcaatcaaTAGATGAATATCCGGTTGATCTTCGTCCGGATAATTCTCCTAATCATTTTAAAAACTAAATCCAGCATTCAAGGTGAGACTACTTCAACCGAACCCGAACAAATTGATGAACAAGTTCCACCAGAACCTCAATTGAGGAGATCAACCCGTGAACGACAATCTAGTCGTAGATATTCTCCCAATGAGTATGTAATGCTCACGGACGGGGGAGAACCGGAGAGCTACAAAGAAGTCATAACCCACGAGCACAAAGAGGAGTGGTTTAAATTTATGCAAGAGGAGATGAAATCCTTAGACGAAAATCATACTTATGATTTAGTAAAATTACCACAACGAAGAAAAGCACTCGAGAACAAGTGGGTGTTTAGACTAAAGAATGAAGAAGGTAACTTACAACCGCGATTTAAAGCTAGGTTGGTGGTGAAGGGATTCTCTCGTAAAGAAGGTATTAACTTCGAAGAGATATTTTCACCTGTGGTTAAAATGTCATCTATTTGTGTTGTTCTTGGATTAGCAGCAAGCTTAAACTTGGAGATCGAGCACTTGATGTGAAAACTGCATTTCCACATGGAGACCTCAACGAGGAGATTTACATGGATTAGTCGGAAGGTTTCAAAATCAAAGGCAAAGAAAATCTTGTATGTAGACTGAGGAAGAGTCTTTATAGGCTCAAGTAAGCACCAAGATAGTGGtataaaaagggaagaaaatggGTTCAACAAAACCACTACCGATCACTGCATATTCGTCAAGAAATTTACTGACGGTAATATCCTCATTCTCCtaatttatgttgatgacatgctcATTGTTGGTCAAGATAAAAGCAAGATCAATAGCCTAAAGAAAGAGTTTAGCAAGGCCTTTGCAACAAAGGAGTTGGGACCCGCGAAACAAATTCTTGGCATGGAAATATTCCGAGACAGCGGGAATCGTAAACTTTGGGTATCTCATGGATGGTATGTTAATAAAGTTCTTGAAAGATTCAAAATGAATAGCTCCAAAGCAGTTAATTCTCCACTTGCAAACCACTTCAAGTTAAGTGTAGAACACTGCCGAAAAGGTGAtatggaaaagaaggaaatggaaaaaggTTCCTTATGCATCGGTGGTTGGTAGTTTAACGTACACGATGGTATGCATGAAGCCCGATATTGCTTATGCAGTTGGTGTAGTAAGCGGGTTTCTATGCAATCCTGGTAAGGAACATTGGGTAGCTGTCAAATAGATACTCGGGTATCTCGGAGGCACTTCTAATAGCTGTTTATGTTTTGGTAATGGTAAAACTATGCTAGAAGGTTTTTCAAATGCGGACATGGATAAGGATGTGGATTCAAGAAAGTCTACATCGGGATACCTAATGACTTTTGCAGGGGAGCGGTTTCTTGGCAATCCCGATCGCAAAAATGTGTTGCGCTTTCTACCCCTGAAGTGGAATATATTTCTATAACCAAAGCATGTAAAGAGCTATTGTGGATGAAGAAATTTCTGCAAGAAGTGGGCCACAATCAAGAGAAGTACATTTTGTATTCGGATAGACAAAGCGCAATTCACCTCGGAAAAAATGCAACATTTCACTCCAGATCCAAACACATCGACGCCATATATCATTGGATACGTGATGTGTTAGAAGAAAAAGCCTTGCTATTGAAGAAAGTACACACCGATGACAACGGCTTAGACATGATGACAAAAACTCTATCTACGGTGAAGATGCAAGCTTGTCGAACCTTCGCGGGTTTGACGTCCTCTTCTAATTGCTCATGAGGGGGAGATTTGTTGAGTCCCTCACAATTAGAGAGGACAATGTAATATATGTGTAGTAGatgacatgagagagagagagagagagagagagagagagagagaggagaaaagaaaagaatatcgGGGGATATCGAGAGGAAAATCAAAGCAATCTCCCAAGTCGTACAAAATCAAGAGGTATCGAGAGATGATCGGATGTGATCTTTCAAGTGATACGAATTCGGGGAGACTTGGAAGATTAAGTGATCTTCCAAAATTTTACGGAATCGAAAGATTATCAAAGTGATCTTCCAGATTGTGCAATTGAGATTACATCTGCTCCTATAAATAGGAGTCATTCTCAATGGAGAAAACAGTAGTAAGAAGTTCATAGCATAGCGGAAGAAATAGTTCTTATTCTTACAAGAGAGTTtttctttaagaaaattatctaatttaTGAGAGATCTAGATCCACAAATTAAAGTGAGAGATCCACTTTCGGGTGAAGTTGTAATCCCATTATTTGCTATAGCGGAAGTTTGGGTTTGGAGTGAACTACCGTCCCATGATTTTTCCCTTCACATTAGAGTGGTTTCCACATTAAAAATTTTGGTGTTCTTTATTCTTTATCTTTACAActttttacaaatatttttatcCTATTTAATTCTCACAGAAGCAGTAGTGGGAAAATTATCCGGGGCTTTCTCcgcaaatatcatttttttttcctacagaAATTACAACCGATACTGATACGAAGTGAGATCACATACATCGGGTGCATGCAAGACTTGCTCACATGAGACAGATGGGGGACCGGGGAAGGGGCGAGCATAGGTTCATCATGCAATATGTCGGCAAACTGAGCAACCAAACCGTGGGTGCACCATTCATGATTCTCGTTGGTGCCACCATcaccaaaaaatcaaacaacACCCGCAACCACGGAAAGACTTTTGATTCCCGAAAGCGACGGATGGCGATGGAGAGAGAAACTTATCTTTGGGAATTCTTCATAGTCCAACTCGATCTTATGCCTAACGTCAACTCCACTACATagtatctataaaaaaaaaatatgaagtgTGGGTATGCTTAAATTGATTTCTACAATATAAAGTGATGCGGTTGAATTCCCATAAGATTCTCTAGTATGATCATATTACCAATAAATTGTCTTTTTGCTCGTTCATTAACTTTTAGACGCGAATCTTAATATTCGTAGAATCGCTCATACTTTATACAACTAAATCGAATTCGGAACCCCTATCAAAGGGTTGGCTTTCGTTATTGAAGAGAATCCAAATAGGATCCACTTTCGTCTACAGCTCGGTAGCACAAGATCTTAGTCGCTCGTCAAGGAGGTGCGAGCCGGTGTCGATGGCCGAGATCCCGATATGAGGATGAACATGTCCCAATCGAAGTACGTGTATAGTGCGATATAACTTCTCTCATaagactcttttttttcttgttttcttcctagactttttttttatttatgttttttcttcctAGACTTTAGTAGGGGAGAATTTGGGAAAATTGGACCGTGTGGGGGAGAATAAGGACACATTGGAAAGGTGGCGGCTACATGATGTGATGTCCAATGTTTATTCAAAAAGGAAAGATCAGAGTCGTTGTCGTCTGGTGCACGTACTAAAAGATTCATGCATGGTTTCGGAAAGAAGCAACATCAGAAGCTTTCCATCGTTCCATgctcttttcatcatcttcccacTCTTCGTCCTCTCTTTGCCCATCTGAATCTGCCGGGGACAGCTTAACAGCATAAAATCGatataaatttccaaaaactttgattcgatgtgcaatatcgtccacgaaattttaatttattcaatatgatccctaaatttttgctCAGTATATAATGTCGttcctgaacttttaacttattcaatataatttcaCAACTTTAGTACAATATTGAATGTCATCCCTaatttaaacattttaacaTGATTTATGGACTACGGTGAGCATTTATCGCTAGTTcaaggaccaaattgaacaaattaaagttAAGGGCGACATTACGCATTgagtcaaaaattcaaaaatcacgtTGCACATACTAAAGGCTCAAAAATGACATTACATATTGCACCAAAAATCAATaaccatttgtgttattatccctTTAACAGCCGTTGCATTCCAAGTCAGTATTTTGAACCCATTTGGTCCAAGAGTTCAAACCTATTTGCCTACGACGTGATTTGCATATTTGTATTGTTTAAAAACTAGGGAGCAGTAATTTAGTGTTCTTCAATTTGAAACGTTGGTGATAACTTCTTTTGCCAAAATGGCAAATCTAGAAAGGATCTACGATCACTACAAGATGCATAGAAAGCAAGGGCATGGAAAAGGACTACCATGTTACATTTCTGATGTTGACTGAACCTTCTTTTGTGTGTAAGACGACTTTCATATGTTGATAATCTTGGAAGTAATAGGGAGGAAGGATAAGTTATTGACATTGAATCCATATTTCATAGCAGCGTTTTGCTTGGCTGCAACAGGACTCTCCGAAGCTCGTAGGCCATTTGGTGCAAGAGGACCGGTTTTCTGATAACTCCGCTGATTCCGGCCTGCAAACATCGATCCCTAACATCATCGCCGCCGCCAGTGGTTAAGGCGACAATCACCGGCCAATTGGTACTGCTGTGGAACTGGCGAATCTTATTCGCCACTTCGAACCCATCCAAGCTGGGCATGTGAAGGTCCAAAAGGACTATCTGGAAAGACGATCCAGAGGGGTTTAGGGCTCTGAGACACTCGAATCCTGAAGCGACAGTGGACACCTTGCAGCCTAGCTTCTCAAGAAGCTTCCGGGTGATGGCCTTGTTCGCATCGTCAGAGTCTACAAGCAATACTTTTAAGCCTGTGAAGAGAGAGTTGGAGTGTGGATACTCTGGAGATGGCCCCAATTCGGAAATGGCCGTTGAGATGGACTCTTGGAGTTGGAACCGGAGGACGAGTGTCATGCTCTGAGCGAAGCCCTGACGGTTCGGGACTACCCAGATGTTGCCGTGCATCAACTGTCGATCAGGACAAACAAGTTCAGTCAACAATTTCGGTATCAAGAAGAGAGGTAAAAAAAGGGAAtgagaaagaggaaaacattaGAAAGCAATATTGCGAGGCACATCGCGATATGTCCATTGTCTAGCAAATCGAAACCATATGTTTAAATCTGAAGTTCTTCAACAAGAAAGGTTGTACACTAGTCACAAAAGGCACTAACAGTTCTTACACGAATTTGTTATAGTAACCAGATTAAAGAGCAAtgtaaaaagaagaaactacTGCGAGTTTGTCCAGTTTGAAGCTGCGGGTAGATTTGGGAAGATGCTATTGTCCAGGAGTTGTCAAATGCAAGCCGACACAGCGACTTAATCAGATTAGAGGGATTCTTTTGCAAGCATGCTTCATCAGTAAGTAGAAGACATTATGTGAATCAACAACTGCCAATTGAAACAAGCCTATCTGACTGTCTAGAAAGGAGGCATATTCTTATGAGTCTGCTAGTGCCCACACACTAAGGAGGAAAATGTAATTACACGTATCTGATCTCTTGCATCTGCAATTCGCAGCTAGAActaaatttctttattttccgaCATAGTTCAGCAAGAAAGTCACAAGTACACAATGGACATACATAGCTACAGTTAGGAAATGCGGCTACCGAAGTCAGGGAAAACATGGCAAAGGATCCTAAAAGTCAATCCATACGtgaaaaaggaagggaaaaagggaaaacaaaagaaaactcaGTACCTGGACTAGTCTTTTGCAGATGCTGAAGCTCAAGCCCTCCTCAACCCCATCACTGTTGTATTTCCGACCTCCAAGCTGTATTGTCGAAACTGACCTCTCCAACAAAGAACCGTCGTTGCTTATTCCAACTTCAAATTTGATACGTACACCTTTATCAGATGATTCGGGCCTCCAGATCGCCCAACCTCGATTGTACCTACCCTGACTTCCACTGCCTTTCTCACGAAGAATTCGAAGGGTAACTAATCCTCCTTGATTACTGTCATTCAGCAAGTTGCCCATCATATGCAGAATCACCTGAAAAACCCTCCTTTCATCACCCATTACATTGTTGGGCAAGGACCTGTCGACATCCAATTCGAAACGGAACCCCTTGTAGATACACAAGCACTTGGCCAAGCAAGCCGCTTCTCTGATCATGTCGTGCATAGAAAACGATCTTACTTCCAATGGACATCTCCCGCTATCCTTAGTCGACATGTCCACCACATCGTTTATCAAATTTGCCAAGACAGTGCTGGTTCTTGCCATTGCTCCAATAATGCTTTGGTCCGCATTCAAACTCTCATCCTGCATAATCGAGAGCAAGCCTGAGATCGTGTGCATAGGCCTCTTTAGCCCATCGTTCATGACCTTTTGGAATGAGCTTCGAGCCTGACTGGCCATCATAGCATTCCTCTCTGCCTGCTGTAGAGCTCGGTTTTGCTCCTCCAATTTCTCTCTCATTAGATGAGACTCTTCAAGGATAGCCGCGTGTGAGAGAGCCACTGCTACCTGATCGGCCACCACCTTGATAATCTCGACTTCTTGATTGCTCCAAGATCTTGGCTCTCCACCGGGAAGGACCAAGACCAGTATTGCATAACATGCTGGAAGTAGTTCAGGTGTCCCTCCTTTAAAGTTGGAGACATGAAGCATCGGCATCCGAATTGCGGCTACTGGACCGGACTCCCTGGGCCCTACGCTACTTGCAGTTGCAAGTGCAGAGTCAGGCCTCAAAATATTCACCTGAACACTCTTCTTAATAGAAACAACATCTGGATCAGTTATCGGAATAGGGATGTGAGAGGTTCCTGAGTAATTCCTTTCCCTCAGCTCATGCGTCAAGTTCATCTCGGTTTTACCATTGTTAGGCATCCAGATCGCGCAGTTCTGCAACCCCAGTGTCTTGGACAGCTCGACCAGAGTCGTGTACAAAATAGTATGCCTATCGAGCGATTTGCGAATCTCTTGTGTGAGCATCCGCACATGCAAACCGGCTTCCCTCTGTTTCATTATGATCCCAACCTCTCGCCCCAAATCCCAagccttcttcttcaacatgaactCTCTCACCTTCACTTTAAGAAGCAGAGGAATAAGGGTGATGAGCGTTATGGCCGTGGCACACGAGACGAGAGCAGTTAAAATCTTGAACACGGTGAGCGCGAGCATGAGTTGGAAGGGATGGTGGGTATAAGTCCACCCATTGAGCAGATGGGTCAATCCGCACAGAACAATGAAGGCAATGAATTGAAACAGGACCCATTTGAATGGGACGTTCGAGCAGCTAACAAAGTACAGCAATTCAATCGGGATCGAAAAGTAGGCCACGGCAATCAAGAAGTCGCTCACTCTCTGGCACTCCAAAATGCTTTCGAGGCTCCACAAACTTCCCTCGTCATCGCAGTTGCATCGCGGGAATCCATTATCAGCTACGGAAACGGTAATGAGCAGCGAAGAGATCAAAAGCCCAGGAGCTAATTTCTTTAACATTGCATTGAAACAGGGAAACAGCGAGTTCAATCCATCAGACACGAAACGTTTCGAGAGCAGGACCCATCTGAAAATCTCGACGACACGACGACGACCACCTCACTTGTAGCAGTCTCAGAAGACTTCTCGGAACCGAGATCTCCGGCATCCATTATCCTGTGAAAACCAGAACTCTACAACATGAAAGCGCCAGCAACATCTAACCTCATAGCGAGACTGATCTTAGAACCTAACGCGCAGCAAACAAcaggcaaattaaaaaaatctcaaaagtcacgagcttcttctttcttttacaaTGACTTACTATGCGGGCACACCTTCAAATTCTGGCACGGATGCATTGTATCGCAAGGTAGATAAACCATAATCTAATAAGAACAAACAGTGATTAGGAAATTTCTTCCACTGGAATAATACCCCCCACGATAACAACAAAACAAAGCGACCCTCCGAAGTCACGACCAGAAACACCCCCCAGAGAAACAGTCAAAAAATCTGATTAAATTAATGTGGTGGTGGCCAGGCCAGACGAGAATAAAAGGAACAGAACCCACCAATAGAAACGCACAAGTAATCTTTAAGGAGGACAAAAACCCTCCCGGAACGCAAGCAaagtgagagatagagagagaccgTACCAGCGAAATCTACCGAAAAATTGCCGAGCCCAGATGTGGAACGAAGCCCTTACTCAGAGTCCAGATCCTTCGCATGCAAAgaagagagctctctctctctgtctctctctaactctctctgtCAAACGCAGCTCCAAGTACACCACCCAATACCCATATCCCGTACTCGGACAAACAGTTGTACAGTACTGATACTATTCCACGCCATCAAATGAAACAAACCAATCTGGGTACGAATACAGACCCCCGCCCGACCCGACAGTGACGAGTCCCGAGAACAATCAGGAAAAAAGGGGGTGTGGAATACAAAT contains:
- the LOC115727011 gene encoding ethylene receptor 2-like, which codes for MLKKLAPGLLISSLLITVSVADNGFPRCNCDDEGSLWSLESILECQRVSDFLIAVAYFSIPIELLYFVSCSNVPFKWVLFQFIAFIVLCGLTHLLNGWTYTHHPFQLMLALTVFKILTALVSCATAITLITLIPLLLKVKVREFMLKKKAWDLGREVGIIMKQREAGLHVRMLTQEIRKSLDRHTILYTTLVELSKTLGLQNCAIWMPNNGKTEMNLTHELRERNYSGTSHIPIPITDPDVVSIKKSVQVNILRPDSALATASSVGPRESGPVAAIRMPMLHVSNFKGGTPELLPACYAILVLVLPGGEPRSWSNQEVEIIKVVADQVAVALSHAAILEESHLMREKLEEQNRALQQAERNAMMASQARSSFQKVMNDGLKRPMHTISGLLSIMQDESLNADQSIIGAMARTSTVLANLINDVVDMSTKDSGRCPLEVRSFSMHDMIREAACLAKCLCIYKGFRFELDVDRSLPNNVMGDERRVFQVILHMMGNLLNDSNQGGLVTLRILREKGSGSQGRYNRGWAIWRPESSDKGVRIKFEVGISNDGSLLERSVSTIQLGGRKYNSDGVEEGLSFSICKRLVQLMHGNIWVVPNRQGFAQSMTLVLRFQLQESISTAISELGPSPEYPHSNSLFTGLKVLLVDSDDANKAITRKLLEKLGCKVSTVASGFECLRALNPSGSSFQIVLLDLHMPSLDGFEVANKIRQFHSSTNWPVIVALTTGGGDDVRDRCLQAGISGVIRKPVLLHQMAYELRRVLLQPSKTLL